DNA sequence from the Oncorhynchus clarkii lewisi isolate Uvic-CL-2024 chromosome 9, UVic_Ocla_1.0, whole genome shotgun sequence genome:
TGTCATGGGGTCAGCAGCAGCCGCTGCCATTGCAGCCGGGGGCTCCTCCTGAGGGAGGTGCAGGAAGAGGTGGTGATGCGGGAGGCAGGTGTGTCCACTGCATCTGCAGCTGTTACCTAGGGAATGGCAGGAGTGGGAGACGGGCAGGACAGCCCCCCCGCTGTACAGTCTCTCGTAGGTGGAGGAGTGTGGCATGGTGGAGGAGAAGGGGCCACGGGCGGAGCCGACTGGGTTTTGTTCTGACAGAAGGGCTGCTTCCAGGAGCAGGTGGGTCCGTCCCCCTTCTGCCCGTGCCGCTGCACGCAGGTCAGGCCCTGGGACGTTTCCGTTGCGGTCCAGATGCAGGCCCTCACTGCTCAGCCGGGTGTAGGTGGTGCTGCGGTTCATGGTGCTGGCTGGGGAGCAACCACATGAGCGGGACTTGACTGGTCTGGGTCCCTGCGGTGAAAGGTATGGCTTTTGGTTGTGGGGGGATTTTTCTGGGGTGCCGAGATTTGATCGTACTGTCTCCACAACCTCATGTAGGTGCTGGATCTCCCTGCGCGCCTCCTTTAGAGCAAGCTGGGCCTCCACACGATGACACTCCTCCTCTATCCAGTCCTCTTGCATCCGACACAGCTGGGTCCTCATCTCAGTTATCTCACTgtccctgagagagagaaggagagagggggaggggtttgAGAATATGAGGGCTTCCCAAGGAAAAGTAATCAATGTGTGGTTTGCCTTGAGAGGCATGAGAAGTCTGAGATACAATCCCAGTTTCTGTAGTGAAATGGAAGACCGTTATTGATGTTGCTATTTTTGGAGTCATAGTGTGGTTAAATGCAACCCAAGAGCTGGGTTGTGAATGAGACACTTCTATTGGCCATTAGATCTGAAGTATCACATTGATCAGGAACATTCTGCTTGTCACAACGCATCCCTCCGGACTCACCTGTGCTGCAGTATCTCAACATTCTCCCTTAGCCTGGCTCGCAGGTGTCTGATACACACCTCCTTCTGCTGCAGGGGTGTGAGGTACTGCTCTGGTGTGGGGGGACGGATCCCATGGTTATCACTGCAGGTGGTGTGCTTCTTCTGACACCTGGGTTTGCATAGGAGTGTGAAGGAGAGTGTATAGTGATTACCAGTTTTGCATCAGAGATCAATCAATCATCAGATAAAAACTGCCATCATAACAGAGGCTGAGGAAGAGGCTAGAAGATATCAGTGGGGTCTTTcggtttttaaaataaattatgaatCTCAAAACTACATGAAATGCTTTCCCCCCCTTTTATTGCAAGGCAGATGCTACACCTTTTTCTGAAAACATTTGCTTGGTATTCTTCTGAATCATTTTTATTGCATGATATTTTGGGCTCAaccttaaaaaaaaacaaattcctAAAACAAAACTGTTTGCTTGTGTCTTGCGTATGATGTATAGATGCTGTGTCTTACCTGGGTGTGCCAGGGTATGTCCGGGCTGTAGGACTGCCCTCACTAGCCCTGCCAGGATAAGTGTTGGTGGGGTAAGTGTTGGTATTGGAGGCATTGCTATGGGAATGGCGCCCACTGCTAGTAGCCACTGACCGCCTGTAACAGAGAGGCTACGTTAATGTTACACATTGATGAGACTCTTATCTTCAGTcaaaaacattaagaaaacaaaCCAAATCAATGGATTGCTTCCGAAAACTCACTCACTATACATGTGGTACTATATTACCCTAACATTTTCATACATCATCACTTGGGATCATCACACAGCAAAAAAATAATAGCGAGAGAAGGCAGCAGCAGTACCTGCGCTGACCTGCAGAGGGCTTCCGACTGGGAGGGAGTGACATGGGTGTGGACCACCACTATCGCTCTGCTGCTGGCTCCAAGATGAAGTCTAGGAAGATGGCTTACAGTTGGACTGTACAATACATAATGTACAAAGATAGAGAAAACAGAATGGACATAGACAGGAGATAATCCGTTAAAAACGAACATAGAAAAGCAATCCATTTTGTTGACATTTCCTCTACCCACCAGAAACCACTTTTAATCCCTGGGCAAGGACATAATCCTATGTCATGGTCTCAAGCTGTGTATTAAAAAAACACATTCATCATAAGAtaataaagtgtttttttttgggggggggggggggggatgtgttGTAGGCCTACTGTTTGTTGTGGCCCTGACTGCCCTGCATGTTAGGAGCCCATTGATGAGTAAACCAGTCTGGCCATCAGGAGCCCTTCAACAGATAAAGAAGCCTTTCACaggacagaccagggcagacacAGGGCATTCTGTGAGTCCATCGCCCATCTCACTGCTGCACAACCCATCCCTGGTAACCACAGACAGCCGGGAATAAACAGAAATCATAATATCCACCGGCAAAATCCAATGAACCAAGAGccaaaaataacaaataacataACAAAACCAGACCAGTTGGTACAGAAACAAGTGTTGTGCAAACAGAATTGCAGCATCAGCACATCTGTGGCTGACTGAGCTGAGCAGCCTAGCTCAAACAATAATAGAGCAAAAAAGTGTGATCAAAGAGAAAATCCCTGCTGAGCACAAAGCAGCTCAGAGATACAAAGACATGGCATGTCTGTGATATGCAATGTGATATGGTTGTCTACTGTCACTGTGCGAATGGGACATTTGAGGACACAGTACAATTGATCAATACAGGAAAGCATGGGAGAGCCAGGGATCACAACTACGCCTACCCTACAGTGGATAATGTAGAGCCTCTGCACAACAGGTGGTGGGTCAAGCAATGTACTTCTTATGTAATTGTGAGCAGCAGCAGACGGCATAACTGGGTTGTAGGATGAGGGTGAATTAACGGGAATAAGGTTTAATGTTGGCTGATCATTTGATTCACATTAATGCTACCTACCTAGGTTTCTGGGGAATTACTGAATAAGGTTGAGCATGGTGCTTTACGTCATCTGTACAATGCAGAAGGGCAAGGAGCGCTGAACAGGCTTTTCGCTCATGAACAAACTGAACATTACCACTACAATTGGCAATATTTTAATCAATGTCTTCTTTTCCTATAGACGCGTGCGCTGttgatgaatgggcaagacgCAGAAAGCCATTAGCACTAAAAATATCAGTTGCATCTCCGTGCGTCACTACAAGAGACATTGACATTATAGAAAACAACTACTATACCATAGATTATATGCCAGTGCATATCTAAAAGCAAAATCCTACCAGCCAACATCACTTTCCGGTGAACACAAACATTCCATCCAACGTTTGGTATCTTCGGGAGCAGGCAGAAATAGGTGACAAACGAATTTAGCCTGGCTGTGCCCTACATAGGCTACTGGGATTCAATACACCAGCCTCTCTGATGCAGCGATTACCTGACTCTGTGATCTCTGACATAGCAGTACACTAACAAGATGATACGATTCCCAACATTTACCATTTTTGCAGGCCGATAAATAGTCCTACATTGTGGAGTAGAATATGTCCCCTCCGGACTTGTGTATGGACGCTTGAGAACCGTCACCAGTGGCAAGTAGATGGTTACTGTGCTGCTGATGAGAGTCCATGCCGGGAGCCACctgtgtgaagctagccacaatagcgAAATTTGCTgttcgccttcaaaataaaagttcccCATTGTGATTCAAACATAACAGTGGAATCACGCAATAATCCAATGCTAAACAAGGTCGGAATGTTATTATATACATTCAACAAGACAGTAACTAAAAATACTCAGTGATATCCAAGGATTACAATTCTGACGTTTACACAAATAGCGTCATATGTCATACTAAGGAACTTCAAATGTGGGAAATCACCTCAATATTCAGCCTATTGTGAGTAATGAACATTCATATTGcaatgtacagccttacctatggctCTTGtccatgaaatggggtatcagccttTTATTTTGAAGGTAAACCTCAAATTCCAcgattgtggctagcttcacacagGTCTGAGAACCTGCTACGAAGATATTTTGGTAATTACGTGCAATGCATCGGATTCTCGTAAAGACACAATGAATCATGGCGCACCATTCGGCAATTATCTAACACCTACCGATGGTGGGGCATCTGGGGATGGTCTGATGGTAGTATCTTGCCAACATGTTTATTTACAAGGGGCATGggtgtttggaaccaaaaatgtatcAGGCCAAGGCAACAGTGTTGTATGTAGATGTGTAATGAAATAGATTCATTAAAATCATTTCCATTGTATCCTCATTTCTCTTCAACGTATTAGCTCAACATCCTTCTATGGTGAACTTGTACTTCTTTTAATTGAGACTTGAAATACATACTTTACAAACATTGAAGAAGGCTGCTCATACATTTCATTGAATACAATTCACTGTTATACTTACAGATCGTTAAGAATAAAAACAATTCCTTAATtaaaaacactgaactaaaactaCCCTTATTAAATTACTGAAATTGGTAAATCCAACAAATCCTAGTCTGTCGGCATAATGAACAATAACAAAACCATCTTATTCAAACAAGTAAAGTAAACCTAAAGCTCCTGAACAAAACAACAGAACATTCCAAAACCTTTACTCTGACCCAATGAGACAAATCAGATGTTAACCCTGTCCAAATTATGTCTTGTAGCAGGATTCTTTCTCACAAAGGGAGTGACTTGGGTCTGGGTCCTGGGAGATTCATAGAGGTGACATAACTATCTCATTAGTGCTGGATATCACAACCCAGTTTGATAAATATTATCCAAATAATATTTATTGGTGTAATCAGTTCTTAATTAGTGTCCATGCTATGAGACGTATGACGAGGGTGTCTAGACCGCTGGAGTTTTGTGCAGTTATTGACAGATAGCAGTGAGTCTATGAACGAGGCACAATTAGCAGGTGTCTTCACCTCTTAGAACCTGAGTCCAGGTGTGGCTATAATGTCAGCGTAAGGCTCGCTCTGGTGCAGGTCCAGGGCCTGCTGTTTCTTCAGCACCAGGAGGCAAAAGAAGGTAGCCGAGGCCTGGGAGCGACTGTTCCTCTCACACAGCATCTGCAGGCTGAACATGGCGTTGCTTCTGCTGCTCTGAATCTGTTTAGGGATGTCATCAGGACAACATAGAAAAATCTGAATTTTGTTTATAGGGGATAGGTCAGTTACAGATTGATTATATAACGAATAAATGTCAGAAAAGCAGGGAAAATCCCATCCCAGTTtgttataacacaacacacaatcGCACATTGCAGCAATTTCATTTCCACCAACTGTCCCCTAATCATGCCCTTTAATCTTTTAAATCCGTCATCTGTGATTCGGTGGATTTCTGGGTCTGATTGTAATCAAGCTAGAAAGCTGACAAAGGGTAAGAATGGATGCCCTGCTGCATAGGGGTACTGAGTTCTTACTTTGAGAGCGTTTAGTAGTTTCTGAGCTCGGCtggtcatcctcctctcctcaaaGTCATCCTGGCTGTCCACCATAGACTGTAGTGTGGtataacaacacattacagagtgTACCGTAGTACATCACATCATACCACACTATTTATTTTACCCATTTTTTGTGATATCCAAGTGGTAGTTACAGtattgtcccatcgctgcaactcccctacagactccagagaggcaaaggtcgagagccatgcgtcctccagaacacgaccctgccaagccgcactgcttcttgacacactgttcACTTAACCCGGAGgacagccacaccaatgtgtcagaggaaacactgtccagctGGCGACCGAAATCAGCTTGTAGGCGCCCGGCCCATCAAAAggaggagtcgctagagcgtgatgggacaaggaaatcccgtcCGGCCAAACACTCCCATGACCCGGAcgccgctgggccaattgtgcgccgcctcatgggtctcccggtcacggctggcTGTAACACAGCcagggatcaaacccgggtctgtagtaacgccttaTAACGCTACGCCAATCAGGAGGCCCCGTTTGTGCTTTTCTGTGTGTAAGCGTgcgagtatgtgtgtgtattcaaTGCATGTGAAATAACCTGTGTGTTCCATGTCACATTCGATGGAGTTTCCCTCTCCATTCCAGAAGGATGAACATGCATG
Encoded proteins:
- the LOC139417324 gene encoding syntaphilin-like: MSLPPSRKPSAGQRRRSVATSSGRHSHSNASNTNTYPTNTYPGRASEGSPTARTYPGTPRCQKKHTTCSDNHGIRPPTPEQYLTPLQQKEVCIRHLRARLRENVEILQHRDSEITEMRTQLCRMQEDWIEEECHRVEAQLALKEARREIQHLHEVVETVRSNLGTPEKSPHNQKPYLSPQGPRPVKSRSCGCSPASTMNRSTTYTRLSSEGLHLDRNGNVPGPDLRAAARAEGGRTHLLLEAALLSEQNPVGSARGPFSSTMPHSSTYERLYSGGAVLPVSHSCHSLGNSCRCSGHTCLPHHHLFLHLPQEEPPAAMAAAAADPMTDVKPEVRSQACSPTMTWVSEEGGGEELSIISLATTDITPAYSEQQPFPPFLSSSPPPQLSYNLEPLPPDGPVEMTIMPTVAQTCQPKPVSLYSLERQGSVTVVEKEEAVVVEGEIVVEGEEGEEGAPQRNFWSRYFLVDLLAVAMPVVPTVAWLCHGAPREVMPVYHIGSLLRGCCAVALHSLRRRGCGRGHEPTSMNGATDI